Proteins encoded by one window of Channa argus isolate prfri chromosome 13, Channa argus male v1.0, whole genome shotgun sequence:
- the LOC137139624 gene encoding calcium-responsive transactivator-like isoform X1 encodes MSVAFSSTRPRSKGEVTQQTIQKMLDENHHLIQCIMDYQSKGKTAECTQYQQILHRNLVYLATIADSNQNMQSLLPAPPTSNMSMGPGGMGQSGGHGPNNLNDNMAPGLPPTSMMQSQMSNGPSHAPMQQQSGQVQSAVPSTSLSLPANSYGSSASSYSHAAPSSQGSMIQGPGPGYGSSTSSSTSSSSSRSNLNMQSNQVSMMHQQSATPHYSSVQAGGQHYQGHQAMGMMGQGSQGNSIMSQRPMGSYRSSQQGSTQQYMGQDEFYGEQYGHTQSSSEPINQQYYPDGHGEYSYPQSSYGEQGYERPFDESSQHYYEGGNSQYSQQQAQYQQGSGQQQPFSQQQYSSQQGYSGQPQGYGPGQGGSSQYSQYQQGQNQPYGSYRSSQGGPGAQTQRSYAYEQGQYGNYQQ; translated from the exons ATGTCGGTGGCCTTCTCATCGACGCGGCCCAGGAGTAAAGGGGAGGTGACACAGCAAACGattcaaaag ATGCTGGATGAAAATCACCATTTAATACAATGTATCATGGACTACCAAAGCAAAGGCAAGACAGCTGAATGCACACA ATATCAGCAGATCCTGCACAGAAACCTGGTTTACCTAGCCACAATAGCAGATTCAAATCAGAATATGCAGTCACTACTACCTGCG CCTCCCACTTCGAATATGTCAATGGGTCCTGGAGGGATGGGTCAGAGTGGCGGACATGGGCCAAACAATCTCAATGACAACATGGCACCAGGCCTGCCCCCCACATCAATGATGCAGAGCCAAATGAGCAATG GGCCCAGCCATGCCCCCATGCAGCAGCAGTCTGGTCAGGTGCAGTCGGCCGTTCCCTCCACATCCCTCAGCTTGCCAGCCAACAGCTACGGTAGCTCAGCCTCCAGCTACAGCCATGCTGCACCCTCCTCCCAGGGCAGTATGATCCAGGGCCCTGGGCCCGGATATGGTTCTTCCACTTCttcctctacatcctcttcctcctcccgtAGCAACCTCAACATGCAGTCTAACCAAG TCTCCATGATGCACCAACAATCTGCCACTCCACACTACTCTTCAGTCCAGGCTGGAGGCCAACACTATCAGGGACATCAGGCCATGGGCATGATGGGTCAGGGCAGTCAAGGAAATAGTATAATGTCTCAGAGGCCAATGGGGTCCTACCGCTCTTCACAGCAAG GATCTACACAGCAGTACATGGGACAAGACGAGTTCTACGGAGAGCAGTATGGACACACTCAGAGCTCCAGCGAGCCCATAAACCAGCAGTATTACCCTGATG GTCATGGGGAGTATTCGTATCCCCAGTCTTCATACGGTGAGCAAGGCTATGAAAGGCCATTTGATGAATCTTCCCAGCATTACTATGAAGGAG GTAACTCTCAGTACAGTCAACAGCAGGCTCAGTATCAGCAGGGCTCTGGCCAGCAGCAGCCCTTCAGTCAGCAGCAGTACTCCTCCCAACAAGGCTATAGTGGACAGCCACAGGGATATG GTCCCGGCCAAGGTGGATCATCTCAGTATTCTCAGTATCAGCAGGGTCAGAATCAACCGTATGGTTCCTACCGCTCCTCACAAGGAGGCCCTGGAGCACAGACGCAGAGGTCCTACGCCTATGAACAG GGTCAGTATGGAAATTATCAGCAATAA
- the LOC137139623 gene encoding protein LSM14 homolog B-like isoform X3 gives MASMLVCDVSACRVLHEFGLNIAMSSAKPYIGCKIGLISKAQNRYEGILYTIDKVNSTVVLAKVKCFGTEGRPTDRPTPPKDDVYEYITFRGSDIKDITLCEPSRSHHGLPPDPAIIQSSGASCPGLCSGHGPFSPLSMPTYNQLAANTLLNQQYAAAIGLEPVFLGLHVRRGPMVEKAVQTLHVERSGEKRGLTASQEQEQRQGQEQEQQWERRRPRRTRGDGSQTRRGTGIATKPRRGVSTAQQENLQQIPQQNDENKPPPSRRQGPRRRRNRSRGQLMVVNVPSATLKFDTDFDFASSNAQFIKEKLEMEGQDRMTMKDGDHKTEEKEKELFLTAEDNFGPKCYYDKAKSFFDNISSNNSFRLTWADERKRNLETFGVPGRFMRGQSFRGGYTGRRGRGDTQTLQSRRARRGQL, from the exons ATGGCTTCAATGCTGGTGTGTGATGTGAGTGCATGTAGAGTCTTACATGAATTTGGTCTGAATATAGCCATGAGTTCTGCTAAACCCTATATTGGTTGTAAAATAGGCTTAATTTCAAAAGCCCAAAATCGTTATGAGGGCATTTTGTATACAATTGACAAAGTGAACTCCACAGTAGTGCTGGCGAAAG TCAAGTGTTTTGGAACGGAGGGACGCCCCACTGACAGACCAACACCACCCAAAGATGACGTCTATGAGTACATCACTTTCAGGGGAAGTGATATAAAGGATATCACACTGTGTGAACCTTCCAGATCTCACCATGGCCTACCCCCGGATCCTGCAATAATCCAG TCATCCGGCGCAAGCTGCCCAGGCCTCTGCTCGGGTCATGGGCCATTTAGCCCCCTAAGCATGCCTACCTACAACCAGCTTGCTGCCAACACTCTACTTAATCAACAGTATGCTGCTGCTATTGGTCTCG AGCCTGTATTTCTAGGCTTACATGTGAGAAGAGGCCCTATGGTTGAGAAAGCTGTTCAAACCCTCCACGTGGAAAGGTCTGGAGAGAAAAGAGGTTTGACTGCCTCCcaggagcaggagcagaggCAGGGacaggagcaggagcagcagtGGGAGAGGAGAAGGCCCAGGAGGACCAGAGGAGATGGTTCCCAGACCAGAAGGGGCACTGGAATTGCCA cgAAGCCAAGGCGAGGTGTATCCACTGCTCAGCAGGAAAATCTGCAGCAAATTCCACAGCAGAATGATGAAAACAAGCCACCGCCTAGTAGAAGACAGG gacCCCGGAGGCGCAGGAACCGGAGTAGAGGCCAGCTGATGGTAGTTAATGTTCCATCTGCCACGCTTAAGTTTGACACAGACTTTGATTTTGCCTCTTCAAACGCACAGTTTATTAAGGAAAAACTAGAGATGGAAGGCCAGGACAGGATGACTATGAAAG atGGAGATcataaaacagaagagaaagaaaaagagttgTTCTTAACTGCAGAAGATAATTTTGGACCAAAATGTTACTATGACAAAGCAAAGTCTTTCTTTGACAACATCTCTTCTAATAATAGTTTCAG ACTAACATGGGCAGATGAGCGGAAGCGCAATCTGGAAACCTTTGGGGTCCCTGGACGGTTTATGAGGGGCCAGAGTTTCAGAGGTGGATATACTGGAAGAAGAGGACGGGGTGATACTCAGACTCTACAGTCCAGGAGAGCCAGGCGTGGTCAGCTGTAG
- the LOC137139623 gene encoding protein LSM14 homolog B-like isoform X2, whose translation MASMLVCDVSACRVLHEFGLNIAMSSAKPYIGCKIGLISKAQNRYEGILYTIDKVNSTVVLAKVKCFGTEGRPTDRPTPPKDDVYEYITFRGSDIKDITLCEPSRSHHGLPPDPAIIQSSGASCPGLCSGHGPFSPLSMPTYNQLAANTLLNQQYAAAIGLGLHVRRGPMVEKAVQTLHVERSGEKRGLTASQEQEQRQGQEQEQQWERRRPRRTRGDGSQTRRGTGIATKPRRGVSTAQQENLQQIPQQNDENKPPPSRRQGPRRRRNRSRGQLMVVNVPSATLKFDTDFDFASSNAQFIKEKLEMEGQDRMTMKGCFVCLSADGDHKTEEKEKELFLTAEDNFGPKCYYDKAKSFFDNISSNNSFRLTWADERKRNLETFGVPGRFMRGQSFRGGYTGRRGRGDTQTLQSRRARRGQL comes from the exons ATGGCTTCAATGCTGGTGTGTGATGTGAGTGCATGTAGAGTCTTACATGAATTTGGTCTGAATATAGCCATGAGTTCTGCTAAACCCTATATTGGTTGTAAAATAGGCTTAATTTCAAAAGCCCAAAATCGTTATGAGGGCATTTTGTATACAATTGACAAAGTGAACTCCACAGTAGTGCTGGCGAAAG TCAAGTGTTTTGGAACGGAGGGACGCCCCACTGACAGACCAACACCACCCAAAGATGACGTCTATGAGTACATCACTTTCAGGGGAAGTGATATAAAGGATATCACACTGTGTGAACCTTCCAGATCTCACCATGGCCTACCCCCGGATCCTGCAATAATCCAG TCATCCGGCGCAAGCTGCCCAGGCCTCTGCTCGGGTCATGGGCCATTTAGCCCCCTAAGCATGCCTACCTACAACCAGCTTGCTGCCAACACTCTACTTAATCAACAGTATGCTGCTGCTATTGGTCTCG GCTTACATGTGAGAAGAGGCCCTATGGTTGAGAAAGCTGTTCAAACCCTCCACGTGGAAAGGTCTGGAGAGAAAAGAGGTTTGACTGCCTCCcaggagcaggagcagaggCAGGGacaggagcaggagcagcagtGGGAGAGGAGAAGGCCCAGGAGGACCAGAGGAGATGGTTCCCAGACCAGAAGGGGCACTGGAATTGCCA cgAAGCCAAGGCGAGGTGTATCCACTGCTCAGCAGGAAAATCTGCAGCAAATTCCACAGCAGAATGATGAAAACAAGCCACCGCCTAGTAGAAGACAGG gacCCCGGAGGCGCAGGAACCGGAGTAGAGGCCAGCTGATGGTAGTTAATGTTCCATCTGCCACGCTTAAGTTTGACACAGACTTTGATTTTGCCTCTTCAAACGCACAGTTTATTAAGGAAAAACTAGAGATGGAAGGCCAGGACAGGATGACTATGAAAG gatgttttgtgtgtctgtctgcagatGGAGATcataaaacagaagagaaagaaaaagagttgTTCTTAACTGCAGAAGATAATTTTGGACCAAAATGTTACTATGACAAAGCAAAGTCTTTCTTTGACAACATCTCTTCTAATAATAGTTTCAG ACTAACATGGGCAGATGAGCGGAAGCGCAATCTGGAAACCTTTGGGGTCCCTGGACGGTTTATGAGGGGCCAGAGTTTCAGAGGTGGATATACTGGAAGAAGAGGACGGGGTGATACTCAGACTCTACAGTCCAGGAGAGCCAGGCGTGGTCAGCTGTAG
- the LOC137139624 gene encoding calcium-responsive transactivator-like isoform X3: MLDENHHLIQCIMDYQSKGKTAECTQYQQILHRNLVYLATIADSNQNMQSLLPAPPTSNMSMGPGGMGQSGGHGPNNLNDNMAPGLPPTSMMQSQMSNGPSHAPMQQQSGQVQSAVPSTSLSLPANSYGSSASSYSHAAPSSQGSMIQGPGPGYGSSTSSSTSSSSSRSNLNMQSNQVSMMHQQSATPHYSSVQAGGQHYQGHQAMGMMGQGSQGNSIMSQRPMGSYRSSQQGSTQQYMGQDEFYGEQYGHTQSSSEPINQQYYPDGHGEYSYPQSSYGEQGYERPFDESSQHYYEGGNSQYSQQQAQYQQGSGQQQPFSQQQYSSQQGYSGQPQGYGPGQGGSSQYSQYQQGQNQPYGSYRSSQGGPGAQTQRSYAYEQGQYGNYQQ, translated from the exons ATGCTGGATGAAAATCACCATTTAATACAATGTATCATGGACTACCAAAGCAAAGGCAAGACAGCTGAATGCACACA ATATCAGCAGATCCTGCACAGAAACCTGGTTTACCTAGCCACAATAGCAGATTCAAATCAGAATATGCAGTCACTACTACCTGCG CCTCCCACTTCGAATATGTCAATGGGTCCTGGAGGGATGGGTCAGAGTGGCGGACATGGGCCAAACAATCTCAATGACAACATGGCACCAGGCCTGCCCCCCACATCAATGATGCAGAGCCAAATGAGCAATG GGCCCAGCCATGCCCCCATGCAGCAGCAGTCTGGTCAGGTGCAGTCGGCCGTTCCCTCCACATCCCTCAGCTTGCCAGCCAACAGCTACGGTAGCTCAGCCTCCAGCTACAGCCATGCTGCACCCTCCTCCCAGGGCAGTATGATCCAGGGCCCTGGGCCCGGATATGGTTCTTCCACTTCttcctctacatcctcttcctcctcccgtAGCAACCTCAACATGCAGTCTAACCAAG TCTCCATGATGCACCAACAATCTGCCACTCCACACTACTCTTCAGTCCAGGCTGGAGGCCAACACTATCAGGGACATCAGGCCATGGGCATGATGGGTCAGGGCAGTCAAGGAAATAGTATAATGTCTCAGAGGCCAATGGGGTCCTACCGCTCTTCACAGCAAG GATCTACACAGCAGTACATGGGACAAGACGAGTTCTACGGAGAGCAGTATGGACACACTCAGAGCTCCAGCGAGCCCATAAACCAGCAGTATTACCCTGATG GTCATGGGGAGTATTCGTATCCCCAGTCTTCATACGGTGAGCAAGGCTATGAAAGGCCATTTGATGAATCTTCCCAGCATTACTATGAAGGAG GTAACTCTCAGTACAGTCAACAGCAGGCTCAGTATCAGCAGGGCTCTGGCCAGCAGCAGCCCTTCAGTCAGCAGCAGTACTCCTCCCAACAAGGCTATAGTGGACAGCCACAGGGATATG GTCCCGGCCAAGGTGGATCATCTCAGTATTCTCAGTATCAGCAGGGTCAGAATCAACCGTATGGTTCCTACCGCTCCTCACAAGGAGGCCCTGGAGCACAGACGCAGAGGTCCTACGCCTATGAACAG GGTCAGTATGGAAATTATCAGCAATAA
- the LOC137139624 gene encoding calcium-responsive transactivator-like isoform X5, whose amino-acid sequence MSVAFSSTRPRSKGEVTQQTIQKMLDENHHLIQCIMDYQSKGKTAECTQYQQILHRNLVYLATIADSNQNMQSLLPAPPTSNMSMGPGGMGQSGGHGPNNLNDNMAPGLPPTSMMQSQMSNGPSHAPMQQQSGQVQSAVPSTSLSLPANSYGSSASSYSHAAPSSQGSMIQGPGPGYGSSTSSSTSSSSSRSNLNMQSNQVSMMHQQSATPHYSSVQAGGQHYQGHQAMGMMGQGSQGNSIMSQRPMGSYRSSQQGSTQQYMGQDEFYGEQYGHTQSSSEPINQQYYPDGPGQGGSSQYSQYQQGQNQPYGSYRSSQGGPGAQTQRSYAYEQGQYGNYQQ is encoded by the exons ATGTCGGTGGCCTTCTCATCGACGCGGCCCAGGAGTAAAGGGGAGGTGACACAGCAAACGattcaaaag ATGCTGGATGAAAATCACCATTTAATACAATGTATCATGGACTACCAAAGCAAAGGCAAGACAGCTGAATGCACACA ATATCAGCAGATCCTGCACAGAAACCTGGTTTACCTAGCCACAATAGCAGATTCAAATCAGAATATGCAGTCACTACTACCTGCG CCTCCCACTTCGAATATGTCAATGGGTCCTGGAGGGATGGGTCAGAGTGGCGGACATGGGCCAAACAATCTCAATGACAACATGGCACCAGGCCTGCCCCCCACATCAATGATGCAGAGCCAAATGAGCAATG GGCCCAGCCATGCCCCCATGCAGCAGCAGTCTGGTCAGGTGCAGTCGGCCGTTCCCTCCACATCCCTCAGCTTGCCAGCCAACAGCTACGGTAGCTCAGCCTCCAGCTACAGCCATGCTGCACCCTCCTCCCAGGGCAGTATGATCCAGGGCCCTGGGCCCGGATATGGTTCTTCCACTTCttcctctacatcctcttcctcctcccgtAGCAACCTCAACATGCAGTCTAACCAAG TCTCCATGATGCACCAACAATCTGCCACTCCACACTACTCTTCAGTCCAGGCTGGAGGCCAACACTATCAGGGACATCAGGCCATGGGCATGATGGGTCAGGGCAGTCAAGGAAATAGTATAATGTCTCAGAGGCCAATGGGGTCCTACCGCTCTTCACAGCAAG GATCTACACAGCAGTACATGGGACAAGACGAGTTCTACGGAGAGCAGTATGGACACACTCAGAGCTCCAGCGAGCCCATAAACCAGCAGTATTACCCTGATG GTCCCGGCCAAGGTGGATCATCTCAGTATTCTCAGTATCAGCAGGGTCAGAATCAACCGTATGGTTCCTACCGCTCCTCACAAGGAGGCCCTGGAGCACAGACGCAGAGGTCCTACGCCTATGAACAG GGTCAGTATGGAAATTATCAGCAATAA
- the LOC137139624 gene encoding calcium-responsive transactivator-like isoform X4, with protein sequence MSVAFSSTRPRSKGEVTQQTIQKMLDENHHLIQCIMDYQSKGKTAECTQYQQILHRNLVYLATIADSNQNMQSLLPAPPTSNMSMGPGGMGQSGGHGPNNLNDNMAPGLPPTSMMQSQMSNGPSHAPMQQQSGQVQSAVPSTSLSLPANSYGSSASSYSHAAPSSQGSMIQGPGPGYGSSTSSSTSSSSSRSNLNMQSNQVSMMHQQSATPHYSSVQAGGQHYQGHQAMGMMGQGSQGNSIMSQRPMGSYRSSQQGHGEYSYPQSSYGEQGYERPFDESSQHYYEGGNSQYSQQQAQYQQGSGQQQPFSQQQYSSQQGYSGQPQGYGPGQGGSSQYSQYQQGQNQPYGSYRSSQGGPGAQTQRSYAYEQGQYGNYQQ encoded by the exons ATGTCGGTGGCCTTCTCATCGACGCGGCCCAGGAGTAAAGGGGAGGTGACACAGCAAACGattcaaaag ATGCTGGATGAAAATCACCATTTAATACAATGTATCATGGACTACCAAAGCAAAGGCAAGACAGCTGAATGCACACA ATATCAGCAGATCCTGCACAGAAACCTGGTTTACCTAGCCACAATAGCAGATTCAAATCAGAATATGCAGTCACTACTACCTGCG CCTCCCACTTCGAATATGTCAATGGGTCCTGGAGGGATGGGTCAGAGTGGCGGACATGGGCCAAACAATCTCAATGACAACATGGCACCAGGCCTGCCCCCCACATCAATGATGCAGAGCCAAATGAGCAATG GGCCCAGCCATGCCCCCATGCAGCAGCAGTCTGGTCAGGTGCAGTCGGCCGTTCCCTCCACATCCCTCAGCTTGCCAGCCAACAGCTACGGTAGCTCAGCCTCCAGCTACAGCCATGCTGCACCCTCCTCCCAGGGCAGTATGATCCAGGGCCCTGGGCCCGGATATGGTTCTTCCACTTCttcctctacatcctcttcctcctcccgtAGCAACCTCAACATGCAGTCTAACCAAG TCTCCATGATGCACCAACAATCTGCCACTCCACACTACTCTTCAGTCCAGGCTGGAGGCCAACACTATCAGGGACATCAGGCCATGGGCATGATGGGTCAGGGCAGTCAAGGAAATAGTATAATGTCTCAGAGGCCAATGGGGTCCTACCGCTCTTCACAGCAAG GTCATGGGGAGTATTCGTATCCCCAGTCTTCATACGGTGAGCAAGGCTATGAAAGGCCATTTGATGAATCTTCCCAGCATTACTATGAAGGAG GTAACTCTCAGTACAGTCAACAGCAGGCTCAGTATCAGCAGGGCTCTGGCCAGCAGCAGCCCTTCAGTCAGCAGCAGTACTCCTCCCAACAAGGCTATAGTGGACAGCCACAGGGATATG GTCCCGGCCAAGGTGGATCATCTCAGTATTCTCAGTATCAGCAGGGTCAGAATCAACCGTATGGTTCCTACCGCTCCTCACAAGGAGGCCCTGGAGCACAGACGCAGAGGTCCTACGCCTATGAACAG GGTCAGTATGGAAATTATCAGCAATAA
- the LOC137139624 gene encoding calcium-responsive transactivator-like isoform X2, translating into MLRRCQMLDENHHLIQCIMDYQSKGKTAECTQYQQILHRNLVYLATIADSNQNMQSLLPAPPTSNMSMGPGGMGQSGGHGPNNLNDNMAPGLPPTSMMQSQMSNGPSHAPMQQQSGQVQSAVPSTSLSLPANSYGSSASSYSHAAPSSQGSMIQGPGPGYGSSTSSSTSSSSSRSNLNMQSNQVSMMHQQSATPHYSSVQAGGQHYQGHQAMGMMGQGSQGNSIMSQRPMGSYRSSQQGSTQQYMGQDEFYGEQYGHTQSSSEPINQQYYPDGHGEYSYPQSSYGEQGYERPFDESSQHYYEGGNSQYSQQQAQYQQGSGQQQPFSQQQYSSQQGYSGQPQGYGPGQGGSSQYSQYQQGQNQPYGSYRSSQGGPGAQTQRSYAYEQGQYGNYQQ; encoded by the exons ATGCTCCGCAGGTGCCAG ATGCTGGATGAAAATCACCATTTAATACAATGTATCATGGACTACCAAAGCAAAGGCAAGACAGCTGAATGCACACA ATATCAGCAGATCCTGCACAGAAACCTGGTTTACCTAGCCACAATAGCAGATTCAAATCAGAATATGCAGTCACTACTACCTGCG CCTCCCACTTCGAATATGTCAATGGGTCCTGGAGGGATGGGTCAGAGTGGCGGACATGGGCCAAACAATCTCAATGACAACATGGCACCAGGCCTGCCCCCCACATCAATGATGCAGAGCCAAATGAGCAATG GGCCCAGCCATGCCCCCATGCAGCAGCAGTCTGGTCAGGTGCAGTCGGCCGTTCCCTCCACATCCCTCAGCTTGCCAGCCAACAGCTACGGTAGCTCAGCCTCCAGCTACAGCCATGCTGCACCCTCCTCCCAGGGCAGTATGATCCAGGGCCCTGGGCCCGGATATGGTTCTTCCACTTCttcctctacatcctcttcctcctcccgtAGCAACCTCAACATGCAGTCTAACCAAG TCTCCATGATGCACCAACAATCTGCCACTCCACACTACTCTTCAGTCCAGGCTGGAGGCCAACACTATCAGGGACATCAGGCCATGGGCATGATGGGTCAGGGCAGTCAAGGAAATAGTATAATGTCTCAGAGGCCAATGGGGTCCTACCGCTCTTCACAGCAAG GATCTACACAGCAGTACATGGGACAAGACGAGTTCTACGGAGAGCAGTATGGACACACTCAGAGCTCCAGCGAGCCCATAAACCAGCAGTATTACCCTGATG GTCATGGGGAGTATTCGTATCCCCAGTCTTCATACGGTGAGCAAGGCTATGAAAGGCCATTTGATGAATCTTCCCAGCATTACTATGAAGGAG GTAACTCTCAGTACAGTCAACAGCAGGCTCAGTATCAGCAGGGCTCTGGCCAGCAGCAGCCCTTCAGTCAGCAGCAGTACTCCTCCCAACAAGGCTATAGTGGACAGCCACAGGGATATG GTCCCGGCCAAGGTGGATCATCTCAGTATTCTCAGTATCAGCAGGGTCAGAATCAACCGTATGGTTCCTACCGCTCCTCACAAGGAGGCCCTGGAGCACAGACGCAGAGGTCCTACGCCTATGAACAG GGTCAGTATGGAAATTATCAGCAATAA
- the LOC137139623 gene encoding protein LSM14 homolog B-like isoform X1 encodes MASMLVCDVSACRVLHEFGLNIAMSSAKPYIGCKIGLISKAQNRYEGILYTIDKVNSTVVLAKVKCFGTEGRPTDRPTPPKDDVYEYITFRGSDIKDITLCEPSRSHHGLPPDPAIIQSSGASCPGLCSGHGPFSPLSMPTYNQLAANTLLNQQYAAAIGLEPVFLGLHVRRGPMVEKAVQTLHVERSGEKRGLTASQEQEQRQGQEQEQQWERRRPRRTRGDGSQTRRGTGIATKPRRGVSTAQQENLQQIPQQNDENKPPPSRRQGPRRRRNRSRGQLMVVNVPSATLKFDTDFDFASSNAQFIKEKLEMEGQDRMTMKGCFVCLSADGDHKTEEKEKELFLTAEDNFGPKCYYDKAKSFFDNISSNNSFRLTWADERKRNLETFGVPGRFMRGQSFRGGYTGRRGRGDTQTLQSRRARRGQL; translated from the exons ATGGCTTCAATGCTGGTGTGTGATGTGAGTGCATGTAGAGTCTTACATGAATTTGGTCTGAATATAGCCATGAGTTCTGCTAAACCCTATATTGGTTGTAAAATAGGCTTAATTTCAAAAGCCCAAAATCGTTATGAGGGCATTTTGTATACAATTGACAAAGTGAACTCCACAGTAGTGCTGGCGAAAG TCAAGTGTTTTGGAACGGAGGGACGCCCCACTGACAGACCAACACCACCCAAAGATGACGTCTATGAGTACATCACTTTCAGGGGAAGTGATATAAAGGATATCACACTGTGTGAACCTTCCAGATCTCACCATGGCCTACCCCCGGATCCTGCAATAATCCAG TCATCCGGCGCAAGCTGCCCAGGCCTCTGCTCGGGTCATGGGCCATTTAGCCCCCTAAGCATGCCTACCTACAACCAGCTTGCTGCCAACACTCTACTTAATCAACAGTATGCTGCTGCTATTGGTCTCG AGCCTGTATTTCTAGGCTTACATGTGAGAAGAGGCCCTATGGTTGAGAAAGCTGTTCAAACCCTCCACGTGGAAAGGTCTGGAGAGAAAAGAGGTTTGACTGCCTCCcaggagcaggagcagaggCAGGGacaggagcaggagcagcagtGGGAGAGGAGAAGGCCCAGGAGGACCAGAGGAGATGGTTCCCAGACCAGAAGGGGCACTGGAATTGCCA cgAAGCCAAGGCGAGGTGTATCCACTGCTCAGCAGGAAAATCTGCAGCAAATTCCACAGCAGAATGATGAAAACAAGCCACCGCCTAGTAGAAGACAGG gacCCCGGAGGCGCAGGAACCGGAGTAGAGGCCAGCTGATGGTAGTTAATGTTCCATCTGCCACGCTTAAGTTTGACACAGACTTTGATTTTGCCTCTTCAAACGCACAGTTTATTAAGGAAAAACTAGAGATGGAAGGCCAGGACAGGATGACTATGAAAG gatgttttgtgtgtctgtctgcagatGGAGATcataaaacagaagagaaagaaaaagagttgTTCTTAACTGCAGAAGATAATTTTGGACCAAAATGTTACTATGACAAAGCAAAGTCTTTCTTTGACAACATCTCTTCTAATAATAGTTTCAG ACTAACATGGGCAGATGAGCGGAAGCGCAATCTGGAAACCTTTGGGGTCCCTGGACGGTTTATGAGGGGCCAGAGTTTCAGAGGTGGATATACTGGAAGAAGAGGACGGGGTGATACTCAGACTCTACAGTCCAGGAGAGCCAGGCGTGGTCAGCTGTAG
- the LOC137139624 gene encoding calcium-responsive transactivator-like isoform X6, translated as MSVAFSSTRPRSKGEVTQQTIQKMLDENHHLIQCIMDYQSKGKTAECTQYQQILHRNLVYLATIADSNQNMQSLLPAPPTSNMSMGPGGMGQSGGHGPNNLNDNMAPGLPPTSMMQSQMSNVSMMHQQSATPHYSSVQAGGQHYQGHQAMGMMGQGSQGNSIMSQRPMGSYRSSQQGSTQQYMGQDEFYGEQYGHTQSSSEPINQQYYPDGHGEYSYPQSSYGEQGYERPFDESSQHYYEGGNSQYSQQQAQYQQGSGQQQPFSQQQYSSQQGYSGQPQGYGPGQGGSSQYSQYQQGQNQPYGSYRSSQGGPGAQTQRSYAYEQGQYGNYQQ; from the exons ATGTCGGTGGCCTTCTCATCGACGCGGCCCAGGAGTAAAGGGGAGGTGACACAGCAAACGattcaaaag ATGCTGGATGAAAATCACCATTTAATACAATGTATCATGGACTACCAAAGCAAAGGCAAGACAGCTGAATGCACACA ATATCAGCAGATCCTGCACAGAAACCTGGTTTACCTAGCCACAATAGCAGATTCAAATCAGAATATGCAGTCACTACTACCTGCG CCTCCCACTTCGAATATGTCAATGGGTCCTGGAGGGATGGGTCAGAGTGGCGGACATGGGCCAAACAATCTCAATGACAACATGGCACCAGGCCTGCCCCCCACATCAATGATGCAGAGCCAAATGAGCAATG TCTCCATGATGCACCAACAATCTGCCACTCCACACTACTCTTCAGTCCAGGCTGGAGGCCAACACTATCAGGGACATCAGGCCATGGGCATGATGGGTCAGGGCAGTCAAGGAAATAGTATAATGTCTCAGAGGCCAATGGGGTCCTACCGCTCTTCACAGCAAG GATCTACACAGCAGTACATGGGACAAGACGAGTTCTACGGAGAGCAGTATGGACACACTCAGAGCTCCAGCGAGCCCATAAACCAGCAGTATTACCCTGATG GTCATGGGGAGTATTCGTATCCCCAGTCTTCATACGGTGAGCAAGGCTATGAAAGGCCATTTGATGAATCTTCCCAGCATTACTATGAAGGAG GTAACTCTCAGTACAGTCAACAGCAGGCTCAGTATCAGCAGGGCTCTGGCCAGCAGCAGCCCTTCAGTCAGCAGCAGTACTCCTCCCAACAAGGCTATAGTGGACAGCCACAGGGATATG GTCCCGGCCAAGGTGGATCATCTCAGTATTCTCAGTATCAGCAGGGTCAGAATCAACCGTATGGTTCCTACCGCTCCTCACAAGGAGGCCCTGGAGCACAGACGCAGAGGTCCTACGCCTATGAACAG GGTCAGTATGGAAATTATCAGCAATAA